A DNA window from Ictalurus furcatus strain D&B chromosome 22, Billie_1.0, whole genome shotgun sequence contains the following coding sequences:
- the nr2f1a gene encoding nuclear receptor subfamily 2 group F member 1-A: MAMVVSVWRDPQEDVAGGAASGPNPAAQPAREQQQAASAAPHTPQTPSQPGAPSTPGTAGDKSSQNSGQSQQHIECVVCGDKSSGKHYGQFTCEGCKSFFKRSVRRNLTYTCRANRNCPIDQHHRNQCQYCRLKKCLKVGMRREAVQRGRMPPTQPNPGQYALTNGDPLNGHCYLSGYISLLLRAEPYPTSRYGSQCMQPNNIMGIENICELAARLLFSAVEWARNIPFFPDLQITDQVSLLRLTWSELFVLNAAQCSMPLHVAPLLAAAGLHASPMSADRVVAFMDHIRIFQEQVEKLKALHVDSAEYSCIKAIVLFTSDACGLSDAAHIESLQEKSQCALEEYVRSQYPNQPSRFGKLLLRLPSLRTVSSSVIEQLFFVRLVGKTPIETLIRDMLLSGSSFNWPYMSIQ, from the exons ATGGCAATGGTAGTTAGCGTCTGGCGCGATCCGCAGGAAGACGTGGCCGGAGGAGCGGCGAGCGGCCCGAACCCCGCAGCGCAGCCGGCGAGGGAGCAGCAGCAGGCGGCGTCAGCGGCACCGCACACCCCGCAGACACCCAGCCAGCCGGGAGCGCCGTCCACCCCAGGCACGGCCGGAGACAAGAGCAGCCAGAACTCAGGCCAGAGCCAGCAGCACATCGAGTGCGTGGTTTGCGGAGACAAATCGAGCGGCAAGCACTATGGCCAGTTCACCTGCGAGGGATGCAAAAGTTTCTTCAAGCGGAGTGTCCGGAGGAACTTAACGTATACGTGCCGTGCCAACAGGAACTGTCCTATTGACCAGCACCATCGCAATCAGTGCCAATACTGTCGGCTCAAGAAGTGCTTAAAAGTGGGCATGCGGCGGGAag CGGTTCAGCGAGGAAGGATGCCTCCAACCCAGCCGAACCCAGGCCAGTACGCGCTCACCAACGGGGACCCTCTGAACGGCCACTGTTACCTCTCCGGATACATCTCGCTACTGCTGCGTGCCGAGCCTTACCCCACGTCCCGGTACGGCAGCCAGTGCATGCAGCCCAATAATATCATGGGGATCGAGAACATCTGCGAGTTGGCGGCTCGCCTCCTCTTCAGTGCCGTGGAATGGGCGAGGAACATCCCTTTCTTTCCCGACCTGCAGATCACCGACCAGGTGTCACTTCTCAGACTCACATGGAGCGAGTTGTTCGTGCTAAACGCGGCGCAGTGCTCCATGCCGCTACACGTGGCGCCGTTGCTCGCCGCCGCTGGCCTGCACGCGTCGCCCATGTCCGCCGACCGCGTCGTGGCCTTCATGGATCACATTCGCATCTTCCAGGAGCAGGTCGAGAAGCTCAAGGCCCTGCACGTCGACTCGGCCGAGTATAGCTGCATCAAAGCCATCGTGCTCTTCACGTCAG ACGCTTGCGGCCTGTCGGATGCGGCCCACATTGAGAGTCTGCAGGAGAAGTCTCAGTGCGCTCTGGAGGAGTATGTGAGGAGCCAGTACCCGAACCAGCCGAGTCGCTTCGGCAAGCTGCTCCTGCGACTTCCCTCACTGCGTACCGTATCTTCATCCGTCATCGAGCAGCTGTTCTTCGTTCGCTTGGTAGGTAAAACTCCAATTGAAACCCTCATCAGGGATATGTTGCTATCCGGGAGCAGCTTCAACTGGCCCTACATGTCCATTCAATGA